Part of the Aurantiacibacter aquimixticola genome, TCGGATCTTCCAAGGCGGCCAGTTCAGCGTCGATTGCCGCCATCTCCGCTTCGGAAGCTGCATCGTACGCATCGATGCGTACCGCTCGCTCCGCATAGCGACCCCTCCAGGCCAGTTCCTCGACTTCGACGCGCCCTTCAGGCGTTTCCATCGCGTAATGATCGGGCATCCGGTCGCGCGTTTGCGGAGCGGCATCGACGATCTCGATGGGTTCGCCGTCGGGAAGCGATGCTGAAATATCTGCATCCTCGACGATGATCGGATCCGTGCCGATATTGGAGCCTGCCAGTGCGCCTGCGACGGGCACAATTACGGCGGCGCCCAGAATCCAGGGCGAGACTTTCATATCCGTACTCCGGTTCTGAACTGCGTTTGCATTTTCAACGCCTTGCCGTGGCGGCAGGTTCCGGGAGCGCGGACCTTAAGGCCGGCTGGCCAAAGGCGTTTTGCGGCGCTAGCGGGATCAACCGATGAGCAATTTACCTCCTCTTGCGAAATGGCTCGGCCTTGCAGGCCTGCTGCCGCAACTCGCCTGCGTCGTCGCCGTCTGGTTCGGCGGAGCGGAATGGCGCTGGACAGGTCTGGCGGTGGGCTGGGCCTATGCGGCGCTGATCTTCACGTTCCTCGGCGGCATGTGGTGGGGCCTCGCCGCTGGCTCCCCCGACGAAGCGCGACGTGCGCCTGCCTGGATCTGGATCGCTGCGATCACGCCAAGCATGATCGCACTTGCGACTTATTTGCCATGGGTGTTCGGCCAGACCTGGCCGGGGCCGTCGCTGATTGTGCTCGGCGTGGGCATCTTGTTGAGCCCGCTGGTCGATGCGCGAATGGCGACCATTCGGCCCGGCTGGTGGATGCGGCTGCGCGTGCCGTTGTCACTTGGCTTGGGGCTGGCGACGCTCGCCCTGGCAGCGGCGTGAAGGAGGCGAAAATGCGATCCAGTCCGACCTTGGTGATGCTGGCCTTTTTGACTCTTTCCGCCTGTTCGGGCGGCGCAGACACCGTCCCTGGCGATACGGACGACATGTCGCCCTATGGCGGGATTGCAGAAGATGCGACGATCCGCATCGCCGGGAACGAGCCGTTCTGGGGCGGTACGATCGCCGATGGCACGCTGACCTGGACCACGCCGGAGGACATGGACGGCGCGGCCGTGCCGGTGGATCGCTTCGCCGGTCGCGGCGGGGTCTCGTTTAGCGGGATGATCGAAGGCCGGTCCATCGATATCGCCATTACGCCTGGCGAATGCTCCGACACGATGAGCGACCGGCGTTATCCCTTCCACGCAAGCGTCGCGCTCGGCCGCGAGACGTTGAGCGGCTGCGCCTGGCGCGAAGGCATTGACGAATTGGGCGAGCCATAGCGGCCCGCCCGGTACACCGTCAGAACAGGCCGGGCACTTCGTGCTGGGCGGGAGTGCGCTCGTCGAGGCGCGGCGTCAGTACGCCGCTATCGATCACCGATTGCGTGCCTGCCGTGCCCACCGAGATCGACGTGCAGCTGCGGCCGGCCAGATAATCGAGCGCCGTCGCCGTCATCTGCTCGCGCGGATCTCCCATCTGGAAGGAGATGTCGTCATTGGCGCGGCAGGAATTAGGCACCGTCGCCGCCAGTCCGCGGAAATATTCACCATTGCCGTTGGCGTTTTCCAGCTGGATGGTGACGGCGCGGAAACGGTCGTCGCAATCGCCATCGGTCAGATCGAATGCCGATTGTCCCACTGGCTTGCCGAAGGTGTTTTCACCGATCAGCGCCACTTCCGTCCATGGCTGCATGCCATTGAGAACCATTTCACTGGCAGAGGCCGTGGAGCCCGTGCCGATGAAGGCGATCTTTGTCGGTCGGATGGAATTGCTGGTCGGGGCGAAGCGAGAAATGCTGTTACGGCTCGACTTCGATTCTCGCCACGCGACTTCGTTGAAGATTTCGCCGGACAGGTCGACACCCATCAGGTCACCCATCAATTCCGCGATGCTGATGCGGCCACCGCCATTGTACCGAAAGTCGATGATCAGCTCGCTTACGCCCGCCGCACGGAAATCGGCAAAGGCGGCGCGGAGGTCGGGATCGGCAGACTCGACCGAGAAGGTCCGCAGGTTGAGATACCCGACCTGCTTGCCGCCATCATTGATGATTTGCGCGCCATAGCGATCGGAAACCGGATCAAGCGCGTAGTCGGTCTTGCTTACTGTGACCTCGCGCTCGACGTCATCCTGGTCCCGCACTCGCAGCACGCGCGACACGCCGGCATTGCTCGGACCGAGGGCGTCGGAGACAGCGCGCGGCCCGCCGGTCGCCATCAGCGAATTGACGGTCTGCAAGCTGGACGAGGATGTCCCGATGGCCAGCAATTCCGATCCGCGATCGATATTCGCGCCGAGTGCAGCCGTTCCTTCGAAGGTCTCGATCACGAAGACGCGGCGGTTGGGTGTGTCGTAGCCGAGGCGGAAGCCAAAGCCTGCCGTCCCGCCGGTCTCGAAGAATTCCTCCTCTTCCGTCTTCGAAGTGACGTAAGTGAAGAAGCGATCCTTCTCCTGCGCACGCGCCGGGGCTACCAGCGCGTCGATATAGTCCTGCAAGTCGTTGAAGGACGACTGGTTCACGCTGGTGTCGAGAAGATCGGGGAAGAGATACCACTCGTTCAGCACGCCGAGGACAAAGTCCTTGCGATCCGCGAGGGCGCATCCAGCTGTGCCTCCGCTGCCGCCACCACCGCTTGTCGGCTGTGGAGTGGGGCTGGAGCCACCACCACCGCAGGAAGCGAGCATTGCAGCGCAGGCGAGCGTCAGAGCGGTCTTCGAAGTGCGCATAAAATATCGTCTTTTCAGGTAGGTTTGCGAACCGATTGAACACTTATCCTATCGCCGGGAGCGTCGACACGCAAGTGCGGCCCATGGTCCCTGTCTGCTCACGGACATGGCAGGCACATTCCTTCGACAGGCTGAACGCGGCAGCCGCTTGCAATCGCACCGGCCACACGGCACAGCATTCGCAACCTATCCGTAAATGCGTCGTTTCGGCGCTTGATCGTACAAGAGGAAACCGATGCCCGACACCGCACCAGACTGGCTTGCCAAGGCGCTCGGCAAGGATGCCGAAAAGCTCGGCCCCGGTCATGCGAAACTCGTCGCCGCCAGCCTCGGCTCGGCTGAAATCATCGGCAAGGGCGGTCTCGCCATCTCCTCAGCCGCCTTTCGCGATCGCGGCGAGCTCGATCCCTGCTTTACTGCGGACGAGGAAGATGCCGTTGCGCCGCCGGTCGAATGGACATCGCCGCCGCCCGGGACACAGGAATTGGTTTTGATCGTCGAGGATGCCGATTTCCAGACCGGTGAGCCCTTCTGCCATTGGCTCGTCTGGGGCCTTCCGGCGCAGAAGGGACAGATACTGGAGGGTGAGGCGCCTCCGCGTGTCGGCAAGAACGCGTTCGGCAACTCCGAATGGCTGCTGCCGGACCCGCCGACGGGCGATAAACCGCACGATTACGTCTTCCAGCTCTTCGCGCTCGACCTGCCACTCACCCTCATGCCGGGGGCGAGCCGGGAAGAGCTCGTCGCCGCAATGGAAGGCCATGTGACCGCTCTGGCCTTGATTACAGCGACTTACGCCCGCGAAGAAGGCGGGGATTACGACTGGGACGATAGCGACGACGACAACTGACCGGTGCTATGCCGAAAACCGGCATTTTCGACTGAAAGGAATATGAATATGGCTGCCAAGAACAATGCGCTCAACAAGCCGGTGACCCTGTCGCCGCAGCTGGAGAACGTCGTCGGCAAGGGTCCGATGACCCGCGCGCAGGTGACCAGCAAGGTGTGGGATCACATCAAGGCCAACAACCTGCAGGATTCCAAGGACAAGCGGATGATCAACCCGGACGACAAGCTGGGCGCGGTGATCGGCAAAGAGCAGATCTCCATGTTCAAGATGACGGGTGCCGTCTCCAAGCACATGAGCTGATCGCTCTTTCGAGCTTTATTTCTGGCGGGCGGGCGGCTTTCGGGCCTCCCGCCCGCTTTTGTTTCAGCGCGGCACTCGCGCGAATGGCCAGTCGATTGTTAGGCTGGTCCAGAGCGCCAGCCAGATGAGCACAGGCTGCGCCACCATTCGCGGGACATGATAGGCCAGGCCCCATCCGCCATCTTCGCGCGCGGCATCCATAAGCAGATGGTTCACATTGGCGGGCCAGACGCACAGCGCGTAAAGCGCCAGCCCGATACCGCCCGCCTGCATGAGCCGACGGGAGTAAGGCTGGGCGAGGGCCGCCGCGCCGAGAATCTCGGCGATGCCGGTCAGCAGCACGGCCTGTTCGGGCCACGGCACCCAGCCCGGCGTAATCTTCAGAAACGGTTCGGGATCCACAAGGTGACGATAGCCGGCAAGGGCATAAAAAGCTGCGAGAAGGTACCGCAAGGCCGATCGGATCATCGGACTTGCCCGATGCGGTAAGGACCGATTGGCGCGTCTTTCGGCCGCCCTTTCCAGCTCAGGGAAACGCGACCGTTGGCCGCCAGTTTGCGGACGGCATCGTGAATACCGGGCATATGCGAACGCCAGTCACCGTCCAGTCCAGCCAGATGGCGCGCCGCTTCGCTCGGGCAAATCGTTTTTCTCGGACCGCGATCCTGCAATAGCGCCAGGATCGCGCGCTCGGCCTCGCTCATCCTGCCAGCCGTTTCGAAGTCGCCGGATCGCGTTTACCGCCGAAAAAGCCGTGCAGGACGCGGCCGAAGCGCTCGTCGGTGGGCGCGACGGTCTCGAAAAGCGTCATGGAGCTGCGAAGCTTGAGCGCGCCGGCAGGACCGAAAATGCCGGTTGCAGTCTTTCGACCCGCCCATTCGAGCACAGCGTCGGCGCTCTCCCGCAGCCTTTTTCCGAGTATGTCGTGAGAGACATACGCTGCTGCCTCATTCGGGTCTGCGATGGCATAGGTCCGCGCATTCTCGCTGCGGCCCAAGCCGACGATTTGCGGGAAGACATACCACATCCAGTGGCTGCGCTTTTCGCCCTGCTGCCATTCCGCGAGGGCGGTGTCGTAAATCCCTGCCTGCGCACGCACGAAGCGGGCGAGGTCGTGGCGGTCAGTCATCCTTCAGCGGATCGTGACCCCAGTTCATCAGGGAATAGCGCCAGTCGGTATCTTCGACATCGCCATCGGGCCGCTGGGCAAGGTGACGACTGATGTAGTTGGTGACCTTGTTCATATGCTCGAACTGGTCTTCGGTCAGTTCGTCCTTGTTCGTGCGCTTGATCTCCACGATGCGGCGGCCGGACTTGTGTCCGGTGCTCTCGCCATCGTCGCTATCGCCGACAGACTTGGACTCTTCGGTCTCGAGCCATTCCTCGAGTTCTTTCGGCTGCATGTTCACGCAGTCGTAGAACTCGTCGTAGATCTCATCTTTCTCGTTCCGGTCCATCTTGTCCGCTCAATCGTCGCCATCGACGGTGTCGGGCAAATCTTCGCGATCGGTCGAGGCCATCTTTTCGAGCTCGTCTTCCGACATGCTTTCATACATCTGCTTGGAAGCGCCTTGCAGGTCCGATTTGTCCTGCTCCCCGCGCTTGGCCGCCAGCGCTGCGCCGGCGGCCTGTTGCTGGGCCTTGCTCTTCGCTTCGGGCATCAGTCCTTGTCCCAGTCGGACAATTCGGAGCCGCGCTTCAACACTTCGTCGCCATCGTCCTGCTTGATCAGGTAGGCGGGATTGTCCTCGTCGCCTTCCTTCGTGACCTCCGTGCCTTGCAATGTCCTGGTCACTTCGCGCTCGAAGCGTTCCTTGATCTGGCCATGGCCTTCGCCATTGCCCCAGTTCCATTTGACGTACTGGTCGGTTTGATAGCTGTTGGAATCGCTCATGACGGGCTCCTATTCGTTTTCGATTATGTCCAGCCCGTCCTGCATTTCGTCGTCAGCGGCATCGAGATCGGCAGGATCGTTGTCGCTATCGGTCAACACCGGGTCGAT contains:
- a CDS encoding DUF3429 domain-containing protein, whose protein sequence is MSNLPPLAKWLGLAGLLPQLACVVAVWFGGAEWRWTGLAVGWAYAALIFTFLGGMWWGLAAGSPDEARRAPAWIWIAAITPSMIALATYLPWVFGQTWPGPSLIVLGVGILLSPLVDARMATIRPGWWMRLRVPLSLGLGLATLALAAA
- a CDS encoding COG3650 family protein; translated protein: MRSSPTLVMLAFLTLSACSGGADTVPGDTDDMSPYGGIAEDATIRIAGNEPFWGGTIADGTLTWTTPEDMDGAAVPVDRFAGRGGVSFSGMIEGRSIDIAITPGECSDTMSDRRYPFHASVALGRETLSGCAWREGIDELGEP
- a CDS encoding S41 family peptidase is translated as MRTSKTALTLACAAMLASCGGGGSSPTPQPTSGGGGSGGTAGCALADRKDFVLGVLNEWYLFPDLLDTSVNQSSFNDLQDYIDALVAPARAQEKDRFFTYVTSKTEEEEFFETGGTAGFGFRLGYDTPNRRVFVIETFEGTAALGANIDRGSELLAIGTSSSSLQTVNSLMATGGPRAVSDALGPSNAGVSRVLRVRDQDDVEREVTVSKTDYALDPVSDRYGAQIINDGGKQVGYLNLRTFSVESADPDLRAAFADFRAAGVSELIIDFRYNGGGRISIAELMGDLMGVDLSGEIFNEVAWRESKSSRNSISRFAPTSNSIRPTKIAFIGTGSTASASEMVLNGMQPWTEVALIGENTFGKPVGQSAFDLTDGDCDDRFRAVTIQLENANGNGEYFRGLAATVPNSCRANDDISFQMGDPREQMTATALDYLAGRSCTSISVGTAGTQSVIDSGVLTPRLDERTPAQHEVPGLF
- a CDS encoding YbhB/YbcL family Raf kinase inhibitor-like protein, which translates into the protein MPDTAPDWLAKALGKDAEKLGPGHAKLVAASLGSAEIIGKGGLAISSAAFRDRGELDPCFTADEEDAVAPPVEWTSPPPGTQELVLIVEDADFQTGEPFCHWLVWGLPAQKGQILEGEAPPRVGKNAFGNSEWLLPDPPTGDKPHDYVFQLFALDLPLTLMPGASREELVAAMEGHVTALALITATYAREEGGDYDWDDSDDDN
- a CDS encoding SWIB/MDM2 domain-containing protein, with protein sequence MAAKNNALNKPVTLSPQLENVVGKGPMTRAQVTSKVWDHIKANNLQDSKDKRMINPDDKLGAVIGKEQISMFKMTGAVSKHMS
- a CDS encoding DoxX family protein, with translation MIRSALRYLLAAFYALAGYRHLVDPEPFLKITPGWVPWPEQAVLLTGIAEILGAAALAQPYSRRLMQAGGIGLALYALCVWPANVNHLLMDAAREDGGWGLAYHVPRMVAQPVLIWLALWTSLTIDWPFARVPR
- a CDS encoding DUF3253 domain-containing protein, with amino-acid sequence MSEAERAILALLQDRGPRKTICPSEAARHLAGLDGDWRSHMPGIHDAVRKLAANGRVSLSWKGRPKDAPIGPYRIGQVR
- a CDS encoding DUF1810 domain-containing protein, which codes for MTDRHDLARFVRAQAGIYDTALAEWQQGEKRSHWMWYVFPQIVGLGRSENARTYAIADPNEAAAYVSHDILGKRLRESADAVLEWAGRKTATGIFGPAGALKLRSSMTLFETVAPTDERFGRVLHGFFGGKRDPATSKRLAG
- a CDS encoding DUF3140 domain-containing protein, giving the protein MDRNEKDEIYDEFYDCVNMQPKELEEWLETEESKSVGDSDDGESTGHKSGRRIVEIKRTNKDELTEDQFEHMNKVTNYISRHLAQRPDGDVEDTDWRYSLMNWGHDPLKDD
- a CDS encoding DUF3008 family protein, which produces MPEAKSKAQQQAAGAALAAKRGEQDKSDLQGASKQMYESMSEDELEKMASTDREDLPDTVDGDD
- a CDS encoding DUF2945 domain-containing protein, translated to MSDSNSYQTDQYVKWNWGNGEGHGQIKERFEREVTRTLQGTEVTKEGDEDNPAYLIKQDDGDEVLKRGSELSDWDKD